GAAAACAATGCAGCTGATGTTCTCACTGAATGGAAATGGAACTACGCTCTTTGCAAAAAAACAGAAAACAAATTTACTCCAGAAAGAATTGGCGGCCAAATCCTTAATTCAACATTCAAATTCTTCCATTTACTTTCACCAGATTTCGCATACAAAGGCACACCTATCGTCGATGAGTATTTAGCAGAATCTCCTTTCTTTGTGTCGCTTAAATCAGAAGATCTTAAAACAGTCATTAACTACATAGAATCAAAATTACAAAATAAAGTTGCAGAAATTAAACCAATATTACTTCTTGAATTAGATGACAAAGTAATAACTGAAAAAGAACTTGCTGCTAACGTAAAAGTAGATAAGAAAGACAAAGAATTCTTAATCTCTCACTTTACACTTGTTACAGAAGATGAAATAGCAGCCGCTAAAAAATTCTTCGCAACAAGTATCGATAACTTTAGAGATACAGTAAGCACAGTTGAAGGAAGTAGCCCTGAATTGAAATATGCAAATATCAGAGAAACTATCTATCACGATTTACTTAAAAAATGTAAAGATTTCAAGATTGAAAAAATTGCAGCTCCTATTTTAGAAGGTTTAATTATCTCAGCTGTTGCGGCTGCGGCAGTAAAACTAAAACTAGTAAGCAAAGAAGCTTTAACAGCAGCTGCAACTACTATCGTAGCAACAGAATTATACAAATCATTGCGTCACACAGAAGAAGCTTCACCTTACAAATCAATGCCTTTTAGAAGCGCAACCGCAAATCAAAGAATTTAATTTAATTTAATTCTACAAAATAAAAAGAGGTCGCAAATTTGCGACCTCTTTTTATTTATAACATCTTAAACTTCTTAGAGATTATTTTTTCTCAATCAATGCTAAAAATTCTTTATTGCCATCTGATCCAAAAATCGGTGAATCAATAATTTGTTTTACTTCTAATCCAAACACTTTTACACCCTCTTCAATTTTTTTGATCACCTTTTGATGTAATCGTTTATCTCTCACCACGCCGCCTCGGCTAAGTTCATTTCTCTCAAGTTCAAATTGCGGCTTTATCAGTGCAATTATCTTCCCATCATTTGTCATCAGATTTACAACAGCTGACAAAACTTTCAGCAACGAAATAAAAGACAAATCCAAAGTAACTAAATCCACTTTTTGCGGCAAACTTTGTAACTCTTTTAAGTTAGTCTTTTCGATCAAAACAAATCTCGGATCTTCAACTAATTTTGAATTTGTTTGCCCAATTCCAACATCAACACCATAAACTTTGCTCGCGCCACTTTGAAGTAAGCAGTCACTAAACCCACCGGTTGAAACTCCACAGTCAAGACAAATTAGTCCCGAAACATCGATTTTGAATTCTTGCAGTGCTTTCTCCAGCTTGTAACCACCACGACCAACATATTTTTGCACAGAAAAATCTATTTCAAAATCAAAATCGGCAGGAACTTGCATTCCCGCCTTTTTCAAAACTTCATTGCGCGATTTCACGGCGCCTTGAGCAATCAAATTTTGTATTTTGTTACGACTCAATTCTGGATATTTTCCCAAAATCAAAATGTCTAGTCTAATTTTATCGCTCATTAAAAAAATTTCCTTATTTTATTTCTTTTTCAATTGATCTATTAATTTTGATTTATCATAAAAATATCGCTCTGCAAAAATATCTTCATCTTCTAAAATTTTATCAAGTGGAAGCGAGATAAATAACTCATCAATAATTCCATCATAAAATTTAACCGTTACATAACCAGATTTTTTACTTTTTAAAATCGCTTTTCTAAAATCTGCCAAAGTTGAAACATTCTCATCATTGACCTGATTTAAAATAGAACCATCTGTCAAAGTATGCGCTTTGTCAGCTTGAGAACTTGGCAAAATATGAGTAACTATTAATTTAGGTTTAAATTGAAATTCCATTTTTGTATAAGCTATCAAATGCGTAGCTCTTTCTATCAATACAGCAATATGATTTAACGAAAGCTCCATAATAACCATACCACCAAGAACTTCATAATCAATTTTTTCAAAAACCGGATAAACTGCTCTTATTGGTAAAACCGCCTGCTGTTCAAGTTTAAATTTAATTTCTTTATGTTTACCTTTTCGATAAATATCTAGCTTTACCTGATCGCCTACAACCAATCTACTTATAACCGATAAAACCGGAATTCTATCTTCAGACCATGGAACTTTTACTTCGCCAAAACGATCTATTTTGTAACCATTTATTTCGTAAATCATATCTCCAGCTTTTACGCCATTTTTTTGCAAAGTACTGTTTTCAAACACTTCTGCAACATACCAGCCACCATCCCCAGGATTGCCCAAATATTTAGCAAGATCTTTTGTTGATGCTGTAAACCAACATCCCAAAAGAGGTTTTCGCAAAAATTTAACTTTATAAAGATCACTTATCGAAGCTTTTACCTCACTGATTGGAATTATATAAGCCATATTTTGAGCATTGGTAAATCCTGCATTTAAAATTCCAATAACCTCGCCATTTTGATTAAGCGCAGGACCTCCTGAATTTCCGGGATTTGATGCTGCTGTTATTTGGATGTAAGACTGATTTGCGATTCTCTCTCTACCACTGACAATTCCCTGCGTACTTTTGAGAGTTGGGAGACTCAAAGGATAACCTAAAAGAAGAATTTCTTGAGTTCTAAGAATTTTATCTGAATTTCCAAGTTTCAAGTATGGAAATTTGCCACCCAATCCATTTTTGACTTCATCAATATATTTGTCTTTAATTTTTAAAAGTGCAATATCTCGATCCGGGCTTACACCTATCACTTCTACTTCATAAATTTCTTGCCCAAGCGATGGAACTTTTATACTTATTACTGTTGCGTCATCAATCACATGATAATTGGTAAGAATGTGACCTTTGTCATTTATAAAAAATCCAGATCCTGTTCCCGCGCCCTGCTCTGGTGTTTTGTAAGGTTCTAAAAAATTAAATTTATTAACTTGTGAAATAATTTGGACAACTGTATCTTTTGCAAATTTTTGCACATCGAGCCAGCAAACATTTTTATTAACAGAACATTCTTTGCCCGCCATACCTTCTTGTGATTGATTTGGAAATTCGGTTGTCGATATTTTTTGATTTTCATTTGTTGAATAAACAACATCTAAAACTTTTTTAAATTCACTTTCTAAATATTTTTGACTTCTATAAAAGCGAAATGCGAGCAAAACAGAAGCTAACAACAAAACTACTAATGCAATACCAATGGCCGTTTCTTTTCTGATATTCATAATGACTTCTCACCTATTATTTTTTATAAATTTTATTTTAATGAAACTTATTTTCGATACTCTGAAATTTCTAAAACTTTTGATCTTTCTTTTGCAAATTTAACTTTCTCAAAAATAGCATAAATAATCGAACCTATTAAATAAGAAATTAAAAGCAAGAACAAAAACAAATCGAAACGTAAAATAGAAAAGATAACAAAAAACGCTGTAAAGACTGTTTTTTGCCATCTCTTTTGAAACCAAAAAAACTTTTTCTTAAAAGTTGGAAACTTAACCAAACTAACCATCAAACATGCAAGGTTGAATGTGAAAAATGTGAGAATCGCTGCAAAATTAAAATTTTTTAGATAATGAGCATTGAGCATGGTCGCAATCAAAAGAGAAGCGGCCATAGTCGTTGGTAAACCCAAAAAATAAATTGTCTGCTGATCTGAAATTAAATTGAAACGCGCAAGGCGCAAAACTCCGGCAAAAAGGAAAAATGCCGCTGCGATAAAACCTAAATAACCAATTTTATAAAGATGCCAGTTGTATGCCAAAAATGCAGGCGCAAGGCAAAAAGTAATTGTATCTGCAAGAGAATCTAGCTGCATTCCAAAATTGCTACTAGAACCAACATATCTTGCAATTCGTCCATCAAGACTGTCCATCATCGCGCCAAGGAATATGCTATAGCATGCAGCTTCCCACTGACCTTTTGCTGAAAAAATTATGGAAACAAATCCGAAAAAAACATTACCTAAAGTAAAAATATGAGGCAATACCGAAATCCCTTCACGAAGAAGAATTTTTCGACTTCGATATAAATTTTCAACCTTTTGTTTTAGAAGCTTTCTTCGCCAATTTTTTTCATTCATAATTTCTCTATTTTATTTAGCGACACTCACTTTGGCATGTCTTACCACTTCGCCATTGTGCAAAAAGCCAAGGCTAAACACTTCTACTATTTCGCCGCTTTTATGGTTTTGGGAATCTGTTTGCATAATAGCTTCGTGCAAATTCGGATCAAAATTTCCACTGCAGTCAATCTCTACAACATTTAAATCTGCAAGTCTTTTGATCAGATTTTTTCTGATTAATTGTACACCATCAACCCACTTTTGCATCTCTTCGCTGTTTTCAATTTTTTGACTTGATTTGAGAGCCATGTCGATATCATCTATTACCGGCAAAAGTGATCGAATAACTTCGCTTTGAGCGATTTTTATAATCTCAAACTTTTCTTTTTCAGCTCTTCTTTTGTAATTTTGAAAATCTGCCGTGATTCTTAAAAATTGAGTTTCCCAATAATTGGGCTCAACTCCTTTTGATCCAGTTTCAACTTCGCTGGCAGAGTTGTCAGTTTTTTCTTTTAAATCTTTCTCATCAATTTCAGATTGAAACATAAATCCTCCCGCTAAACTTTAACTTAAAATACTCTTTAATTTTCAACTAAGTAAATATATCAGAAAAAAAGGATGCTAAAAAGAACAAAAAATGAAGTATTTCTAGGCATTTATTCTATTTTTCAATTTTACTCTGCAATTCAAACACAATATCAACATACCAAAAGGATATTTTTGCCGATTTCTAGGCAACTTTTTATTGCTTTACCCTTTGGGATTGTTATAATCATAAATATTTTAAATTTAATGAAGAAAATCTAGGTTTAACCATCTAAAAATCAAAGTGGGTTATGAATAAAAATTTCAAAAATTTAACTCTAATTTTAACAATTTCATTTTTAACAATTTCTACTAAAATGTTTGCACCACCTTCAGATTTTTTTGATTTGTATTCTGGATACGAGTCAAGGGGTACTTCCTCTCAGATAAAATATTTATTAACACAACAAGATACTATTAACGCCTCTTTACTTGAATTCGAAGCAGGGTTACACACACTTGAACACCCATCAGACTCAGATGCACTAGTATTAGATCCCAACAAAGATGCAAAAATAGCTTCATTAAAAGAAAAAATTAAACAGAAAAAAACAGCTCTTAGGGCTATAGACAACCAATTATCAAAATATGAAGCGCCAGGTTTTAAAGATATTATTGTGCGAAGTGCTCTTGGTGAAGATGCAAAAACTCTAGCTCGTGATTTTAGATCCAATGACGCAAGCTTTCCCATAATCGCTTTAGATATTCTCGCAGGAACAGGAACTCGAGTAATCAGTCGCCGGCTTGAAAGCGCTGTAGATAAAACAATAGGCTCTGCTTTCGAAAAGCTTTTAGCCACTGGAATAAATTGGGCAACAATACCCTTCACCTGGACTTATAATAAATTCACAGGACGAGAAGGCGAACCTTTGCTTTACACAGAAATCGAAGCATGGGGAGTTATGTTAGAAAATACAGCTAAACAATTAATTACTATCTCAACAAAGGCTACCACGCTTGGAGGCAGAGAAAAAATGCAACGAATGTCTTTAGATGAAGAGTCTGCCCCTGAAAATGTTTATGATGCTCAATGGGAAGGGATTAAAAAATTATATACAACGCTATTTCTCAACGTTGCAGATCAGTTAAACGAAAAATTAAAATATTATTCTGAAAGTTCTTCCTCCAAAGACAAACAAATCGTTGTTTATGGAACTCAAGCAAGAGATTGGATAAAGGCTTTCATAGAACAATGTTTTAGCAAAACCAAAACTTATAAAGATTTAGGTTCAAGCAATAATGTTATATTTTTAAACAGTTTACGAAGCCAGCTAAACATTTGTTTTGGAATATTGCTTGGTTATTTAGCTGATAACGAAAATCAAAAAACAAAACCGCAAAGTAATTATAACTCTCCTTACTCCGGTGGATTTGCTAAACCATCAAGATATCCCTCTTCATTCAATAATCCAGACTATTCAATGGGAATAGGTGGAGATTCTATGATGGACGCCTCAGACTAATTTCTGATTTAATTAAATGTTGATGGAGATAAATATTATGAATTTTTTTAAATCAATTTGGTTTTGTTTGTTTCTGTGTTTAGTTGGTAACAACATAAATTTGTCAGCAACAGTTATTACATTGGAAAATACAAAAATAGAAAACTACAAACTAGAACAAATAAATTTAGAAAAAATAAAAGAGCTAACGGCGGAATTCGAATCTAAAGAAACAACTAAGAATTGGGTTAAACGTGCGATCGTTACAACCGCAATACTCACAACCATAGGTATAATAACTTACGAATGTTTTTTAAAGGGAAAATCTAAAACCTCTTCCAATGAATCTTCTCCAAAAACTGCTCTTAATGGTTGCCCAGGAATTCATATACCAACAACTCGTGATAAAGTAGAAGATTGGGTTGTTTATATTACTCTAGGATCATTAACTATTCCTCTTGGAAACTGTTTCGACAAGGGAATTACAGAATCTTACAATAAAATCAGTAGTTGGTGGGGATCCAAAGGATTTTCGCCTGCATTATTTTTGCAACAATGTCAGCAAAATATTAGCTTAATGCAAAACAACTTTGAAGGCATAATAAACTTACAAAACGACACTGCTTATTCGAATTTTTATTTAACTCGAGTCATCGAAACACATAATGCGCTTGTAGGTTCAATAGAATGTTTAATAGCATCTTCGTTTGCATTATCAAATAATAAAAACAATAAAAACTGGTTATTAAGTGATCAAAATGGATTAATTTTAGAAATGGAAAGCCTAAGAACATTTTTAGACAAAATACTCCATCAAAATCCTGTTTCCATCGATTTAATAGAACTAAAAAATCATCTAAACAGTTTATTATTAAAAATACAACGATTAAATATTGATTTTAGAATCGCACCCGAAAATGAATAATTTTTTATATTTGTACAATTCTAAATTTATGAATATTTACAATATTTTCCTGGATCCCCGCATTCGCGAGGATGACAGTGAGAGAAATATATATTGTAATTATTCCTCATTTTCAGAAGGAATTAGCAACCGATCCCGTCATCCTCGCGAATGCGGGGATCCAGTCTTTATAGATCCAATCAAGGATGAAGATAAGATCCTATCAAGTAGTTCACAAAAATTGCACACACCCAATTCAAGCAATATCAAATTTGACAAAGTCCCACGTCATCCTCGCGAATTGCATATGTCTCATTCAAGCGATATCAGAATTGATAGTGTCCTCCGTCATCCTCGCGAATGCGGGGATCCATTTCAAAATTTATACAAAAGAAATACCACAATGAAAACCTTTTATGTTTATATTACTTGTTCTAAAAAAAATGGAACCTTATATATTGGGATGACCAATGATCTTACAAGGCGCATGCAAGAACATAAAAACAAATTAATTAAAGGATTCACAAAAAAATATTCGGTAAATTTGCTTGTATACTATGAAACATTTGAATCAATAATTGATGCAATTAAAAGAGAAAAGCAATTAAAAAAATGGAAACGTGAATGGAAGATGCACTTTATCGAAAAGATCAATCCCAATTGGAAAGATTTAAGTGAAACCGATATTTTCCTGGATCCCCGCATTCGCGAGGATGACAATAAGGAAAATATGAATTTTACATATTCTTCAGCAACTAACACCGATAACTTTAATATTGGCTCCCTCCCTAATTCAAGCGATATCAAAATTGACCAAGTCCCACGTCATCCTCGCGAATGCGGGGATCCAGTCTTCATTGCTCCAAACAAGGAAGAAAATGAATAAAAAATTTTTAATAATCTTTTTTTCAATTTTTCCATCTTTTACTTTAAATGGGTGTAAGTGGTGCACACAATGGAACCAAAACACACAAAATCTGAACATGCAAACAGAAAACAAAATCAATAAAGAATTAACAAAATCGCAAACTCCAACAAGCAATAACAATGAAGCTATCACAAAAAAAAACAATACAACGCAAAATTCCGCTCTAAAAACAAAACAAGAAAAAACAATTTTCTATAAAAATTATTTAAAAAAATATTATCCACGAGCGCTGGTCATTTCCGACTATTTTTTCGAAATGTGTCCGATCGCAATAGATCAAGCGCTACAAGAATTAACGCTTATCCTTAGCGAAAAAGAATGGTTTTATTATCAAGATAAAAAAAGTGGATTTCGTGGCGGCGAATTTTGGGAAGTAACCCTAAAACAATGCAATACTATCGCGCTTAATTTAGAAAGCGCAAAAGTAAATGGTGAAACAGGCGAAATAATCAAAAGTTCACCAACAGAACAGTGTGATAATTACTTTGACAACGAAAATATAAATTTAAATCAATCGCTTTTCGAATTTTTTCAAACTCACAACTTAGTAGCATATGAACAATTTTATGCGCATTTTGCAGACCGCATTGTAGAACTTTTCAACGAAGCCATAAAACTAAAAAATATTAATGCCGCATACGATTACGATTTATTATTTAATTCGATTTTGCAATTTTTAAAAGATTCACCACTCTATGCAACGTATCAAAACGCTTCCAAAACGCACAAAGAGCTTTCTGAAATTTTATCTAATGAACTAGGTAATAACTATGCTCATAAAAATTTTTAATTTTTTCACACTCCTCCTTTTTACAACTCCACTTTTGGCAGTTGCAGAGCTAGAAACTAATATTGCTACAAACCCACAAGAACAGCATCAATTTGTAAAAAGCTTTGTTTCGCATTATGACGCACGGACAGCAAGCAGATACACCCACGAATACCATAAACATATTTTGACCAAAACGGCACAAAGTTTTTTAAGCCTTGAGCAAAAACTAAGATCTGAAAATATAAATGCTTGCGGACGAATAGTTGTCACAGGATATGAGGAAGGAGCTTTCCCGTCTTATTATACAAATTATAAAAAAGAATCCATCAACGACGAAGCATTTTCCAAAAATAAAACAGGTTGGTCGCAGCAACTTCACAATAAATTTGGATTTCTAACAGGGTTCTTATTTAAAGATGTTAATGAAATATTAAAAAAAACAGAAAATCCAACATATCTGCATATAAACCCAGAGCTTGTAGAGCTCTTTGATGAAAACAGCTCAATTTTTCAAGAACATGCTTTCGGCGAATCTTATGATTTACTTTTAGAGTACAAAAATATTTTGGAAAAAAAATTAAAAAAACAAGATCACAAAAATATTCTAAAAATATTAAAAGCTTTTTGGGAAGATATTTACTCCCGCGAGTTCAAAACCAATTCAAATCAACTAGCAGCGACTCAAGATATTTTGTTCTCCATTGAATATGCAAACTATTTGATGAGCTCAAATTTACCATTATTCAGATATTACACAGGTCCAGATATAACGTATCCAATCGAACAATCTATAAAACAAAAAAAAGGCGCTACCAAACATTCTCAAAAATTTGTTCCTATCTTTTTGTCCAATTTGCAAGCAATCAATAATGAACCAACAGTTTATATTTTCTGCAGTTTTGTGGATGGTGTTGGCAAAAGTACAATGCTTGGAAATGTTAAAAACTGGATGGACTTCGGAGATGATATCGAAAAATATGAAAGAACGGACAATTCTTCTTCGCAATTTGCAGAAGTTTTTAAGTTTCAAGAAAACATTTTCATCGCTGATCTTCCAGCACAAGTTAGTCATTTCACATACAAGCCAGATGGACTTGTTTACACAGACTTTGAATCGGAACTCAAAGATACAACTTTTATAAGCGAAATAAGAACGTTCATCCAGCAAAATAAAGATTTTCTTTTTAACAGCTACTTTGAAAATGCAAAAAAAATTGAACTCGAACTAATCGCAGCCAGATTTTCTCAAGAAAAATTTTTGGCAGATGTAGAACCAGAAACAAAATTTATTCAAAATTTATTTTTACTAAAAAAAATTAATGCCAATGGATGGATTCCATTCACATTTAAAAATGAACATTTTTTATTTAATATTTTAAATCAATCACAAGTTAGAATTTTACGACCACTTTGCAAAGTATCATCCTATGGTCTAAAAAATGTTGATGTCGAACAAATGATTTTTACGCAAGTAAATTTCCCTGCGTCCTTTGATATTTTCTTAAACGATTTCACAGCGAAGTTAAAAGAACAAAATATAAAAAATGCAGTTTTTGTAGACTTTATGAGTATGTACCCAAGGTCATCCCGCGAAAACATAAGAGTAAATTATTTACTTTACCAGCTTGCTCTTCTTAACCAAAATTTTGATATCGAGCACAGTTTTTACAAAAATTTTATTAGCGAAGCACAACTTTTTGCACATTTAAATTCAAAACAAGAATTTCCACTAATGGCAGAAAATTTTCGAGAAGAAAGTTTTCTACGCCTAGCACTTTTTGAGATTATAGATAGAAGAAAAGATCAGTCATTTGAAGCTATGTTAATTGATCCATTATCAAAACATTTAACCATGCAACTCTCAGAGTTTCAAAGCAATACTCCTCTAAGCAGATACAACGAAGAAACAACATTCACAAAACTTGAAGAAGAGCGCGAAAACCTAGGTAAAACTTTCAACCGCAGTAAAGAATATTTAAGTATTTGGCAGTTCAACTTTCAATTATTAGATATATTTTCCAAACAACTTACAAGAATTTTCACCGAAATGATTCATAATGAAAATTTAAATCAACTTTGGAGCGACTTTGACGGAGAAATTATTCCTCCACAGCAAACTGGAAATCTAAATGATGGAAAAACAAATAAAACTTTAGAACTAACAAATCAACAAAAACTGCTCGCAACTTTTGAGTTTTCTAGCGAGTTTAGAAGCGAAGAGTTTTTAACCCCATTTATAAGAACACTCCGAACATATTGGTATTCAACACTTGCAAACTTACTTTTTTGCCAAAACAACCAAATCGGAAAATTAAAATACCCAGTAGTTCCAACGATCGTAAAACATGAACCTAAAACAAACCGTTTTTACTTAGTTCAAAAGCTTTTACCTCTTGTAGAAAATGAAAAAATGAAAGGCAAAACGTTAAAAACATTTGGTTTAACATCTAACTTAAAATTCGCATTTTTTGAAGAAAATACATTTCTACAATCCTTTACTCCACCAACAACAAATTGTGGAATATTCAGCTTTGATTTAAGTTATTTGGATCAAAAATCAAATCCATATTTTATGGGCAAAACATCTATAGTTAACCAAATCATAAAAGAATTTCAAAAAGAATACGGCGCTAACAAAGCTATTTTGACTAGCGAACTATACGAAAAATTACAAAGTAACGCGCAATGGCGAAAAGAAATTTACAATTTAAAAATGCAAGCACAACGAAGCGGCGAATACAATTCTGCTCAAAAACAAAATACCCCTAATGTAAATCCTCCTATATTTTTAGGTGCACAATCGCAAATTTCAGGCGCTCAACTTTTTGTTCTAGCAATTGCAACACTTGAAATGATTTTAAAAGATCCCGACTGCTTTATTGCCGCAAGAAAAGGTAACAAAAAAGATTTTATCGCTACAATAAAGCTTCTTGAACTCGTAACTCTTCCAAAACATTTTCATATCATTTTCGCCCAACCTCTCTTCGAAAACTATGAAACTCTTCAGCCGCTTTTCCCTTGGGAATATTTCGAAAACTAACTCAAAAAACGAATTTGTTGCCAAAATAAACTACTTTTTGAAAAACTAAAAAAGTTACAAAACTAAATATTTACAAAACATAAGTAGAATCGTAGGGGAAAAATAAGGAGAGGATTATGATGAAACAAAATCGCAAACTGCTTATAACTATCCTAGCAGTAGGATTAACAACAAATGTAGCAGCAATCGATAATGCTCATTTTTATAAAGCTGCACATTTGCACAGATCATCAACAACAAGTTTGTTCGATAAAGTAGAAAACTATGAAAATTATGATTGGTTTACCAAATTAGATGTGTCATACGCATATGGAGATACAAGATCAGCTTGGGACAAAAACGGACATAGTGGTTCGCTTCTAAACAGAGTCGGCACGCATGATATGCTTTATCTCTTTGAAAACGTTCAAAAACTTGCAGATGCTCAATATTTCGCAAATTTTTTTCAAAGTGTTGTAAATCATAGCGCAACAAACAGCACGTTTGGTCAATTAGATTTCCATGGCAAATTCAGAATTCATGATGTTAACATAGATCTTCGTCAGAATTTGGTATCAAAATTCTTTGTAGATTTACATGTTCCTGTTCGCAGTGTAAGTGTACGAAGCATTTCTTATACAGATCTTTCACCAGATAACGGAATTTATTCAAAAACAACACATGAGTGGATTCAATTCAAAAATCAATTAAATACTATTTTAAATACATATGGCTACAACTCTTACGGCTCAAAATATGAAAA
This genomic window from Candidatus Dependentiae bacterium contains:
- a CDS encoding TlyA family rRNA (cytidine-2'-O)-methyltransferase — its product is MSDKIRLDILILGKYPELSRNKIQNLIAQGAVKSRNEVLKKAGMQVPADFDFEIDFSVQKYVGRGGYKLEKALQEFKIDVSGLICLDCGVSTGGFSDCLLQSGASKVYGVDVGIGQTNSKLVEDPRFVLIEKTNLKELQSLPQKVDLVTLDLSFISLLKVLSAVVNLMTNDGKIIALIKPQFELERNELSRGGVVRDKRLHQKVIKKIEEGVKVFGLEVKQIIDSPIFGSDGNKEFLALIEKK
- the pssA gene encoding CDP-diacylglycerol--serine O-phosphatidyltransferase, whose protein sequence is MNEKNWRRKLLKQKVENLYRSRKILLREGISVLPHIFTLGNVFFGFVSIIFSAKGQWEAACYSIFLGAMMDSLDGRIARYVGSSSNFGMQLDSLADTITFCLAPAFLAYNWHLYKIGYLGFIAAAFFLFAGVLRLARFNLISDQQTIYFLGLPTTMAASLLIATMLNAHYLKNFNFAAILTFFTFNLACLMVSLVKFPTFKKKFFWFQKRWQKTVFTAFFVIFSILRFDLFLFLLLISYLIGSIIYAIFEKVKFAKERSKVLEISEYRK
- the grpE gene encoding nucleotide exchange factor GrpE, with the protein product MFQSEIDEKDLKEKTDNSASEVETGSKGVEPNYWETQFLRITADFQNYKRRAEKEKFEIIKIAQSEVIRSLLPVIDDIDMALKSSQKIENSEEMQKWVDGVQLIRKNLIKRLADLNVVEIDCSGNFDPNLHEAIMQTDSQNHKSGEIVEVFSLGFLHNGEVVRHAKVSVAK